The DNA region TTAAAGGTTTTAAtttaccctctctctctctctctctctctctctctctctcttgttgaaaaaatcatcttttagaattgaatttaaatattgttcTTTGTAGTTTTGTTTTCCTAAAGCAAACTGATAGTATTAAATTTAAAGTTAATATTTATCTCGGTATCTCCATCGATCAGTTACGTACAAATTTTTGAACTTCATTCATATGATGCTCGATCAGTATCGTTATTCATTGTttgatcaaaaaaataaaaaatacttccATGATTTCTCTCTTATTAGTTATGATGATTATTTGTTTCCTTTCCTTTCAGAAGTTGGTTGGTCAtggaaaaaagaagacaatCAATAAGGCATCATCCTTTGGAATTGGAGCTTCCGTACCATATCGTGTTGGATATACTATTAAGGCTTCCATTCAAGAGCATAGTGAAGTGCAAGTCCGTATGCAAACAATGGTTCACTCTAATCTCAGATACCCTGCACCTGCACCCATTGTTAATAGCCTATTGGCCAAACATTCACTTACATATGGTTGAGTTAAGGGCATCCGAATTTCAAGGACTTGTCATAGGCAGCAGGCCCACAAGAATAACCATTAAGTTTAAGACTGACGACTACTTACAGATTGTTAGTTCATCATGTACGGGATTGCTTCTCTTCAGGAATTATCGTCGGAAGAATTTATATGTTTGCAATCCAATTTTGGGTGAGTACACTATCATTCCACGAGTTATAGAAAACACCTTCTTTCCTTGTGTTTTTCTTGGGTTCAGTTCCAAGACTAAGGAATTCAAGTTGCTACGATTCTTTAAGCAGCAGGGGCACAGTCATAATATATACATGGCTGAGGTACATACTCTTGGTACAGATTCATGGAGAAGCATTGGTGAGGCTCCAAACATTATTCATTATTCGGCATTGCATGGAACATTTTTTAATGGAGCCCTTCATTGGTTTGTTGTTAATGATGATGAGACATCTCTATGTTGTTTTAACCTTGGTAATGAGCAATTCCAACCGTTCCCAAGACCATCACAATTTGCTAAATGCTGGAAAATCTCCCATAAAATGAGAAATATGATGAGCATGGGTGCAGTGAAGGACCAACTGTTTTTATGTCATCCTTTTAATAATTCAGTTCTTGAACTATGGGTGATGGGGGACTGTGGTGTCTCGGAATCTTGGACTAGAATGCACGTGATCACCACTAGTGTGACGCCTAAGGCAATAGCTTTTTTGGATAATGGAGAAATCCTgatgttaaaatatatttattgtcAAGAATTTCTTACATTGCATCATCATTTTGATCTCGTTTCCTACAATCCAAAGGAAGGAAGTTTTAGAAAGATCACCACTAATATGAAAGAAGAGTATCAAATTGTTGCTTACACTCCAAGCTTCCTCTCCCTCAAAGATGCTGCGGTGATAGTAAAAAGGTTTTAGATTCACATTTCTTTGTATTATTACAAAACTTCAGCTGTAGGTCATTTCCTGTCAAAACAtggtaaaaatgttttttttttttttttttttttttttttttttaacttccatGTAAAATGCTACCTACAACTATAGGATCACACTCACGTTAGTTTTCAAACTCTTCTTCATCATAATTTGTATTTGTTTCCTCCTCAGATCCTTtcagttttatgttttttttctccctttcccCCCTTGCGAGAAAACCCTCACAAATTATGATAAAGAGCCTGGGCCAAGGTGTAAGGCTCTAATGTTCCCTTCgagatttttctttaaaaaaaataataaaataaaataaaattttaactttataaCTCAATAATCTCAAATTTGTTGTAGCTAGCCTTAACCAAATCAAGTACTTCCTCTTTATTTCCACCATAAATTCAATCTATTTGATTCCGATTTTGCTGTCTCTGTCCGTATTTtgtaatttctcatttttattcgGATCTTCTATATATGTTCAGTATTAGATCTTAGATCTGAACTTATTTGATCCTTCTTGATTATATTTCTATTTGTGTTTTGTAGTAAGAATTAGAAAAACGGATTCATCAACCTCGACGTTCGCTATCTCAGGCAAGAGTAATTCTATGGTActtcccaaaaaaaaggggTACAGTACCCACTAATAGGTAACCTGCTACACCAggttacttttttctcacatttgacggttccgcCCTCACGTTGTgtaattccaacatcacatgtgacaattcttttctcacatttggtggttcccttacttttttctcacatttaacggtttcatcctcacattgtgcagttttaacatcacatgtgacagttcttttctcacattttgtggttcccttacttcttttctcacatttaacggtttcatcctcacattgtgcagtttcaatatcacatgtgacagttcttttcccacatttggtggttttcttacttttttctcacatttaatggtttcatcctcacatcgtgcagtttcaacatcacatgtgacagttcttttctcacatttgatagttcccttatttttttctcacatttaacggttccatcctcacattgtgcagtttcaacatcaaatgtgacagttcttttctcacatttggtggttcccttaattttttttctcacatttgatggttccattttCACATTGTgaagttccaacatcacaagtgacagttcttttctcacaattggtggttcccttacctttttctcacacttgacggttccatcctcacattgtgcagttccaatatcacatatgatagttcttttctcacatttggtgtttcctttatttttttttctcacacttgatggttccatcctcacattgtgaagttccaacatcacaagtgacagttcttttctcacaattggtggttcccttacctTTTTCTTAcacttgacggttccatcctcacattgtgcagttccaatatcacatgtgatagttcttttctcacatttggtgtttcctttatttttttttctcacacttgatggttccatcctcacattgtgcagttccaacatcacatatgacagttcttttgtcacattgggtggttcccttacttttttctcacacttgacggttctatcctcacattgtgtagtttcaacatcacatgtgatagtttctttctcacatttagtggttcccttactttttttctcacatttgacagttccatcctcacattgtgcggttccaacatcacatatgacagttcttttgtcacattgggtggttcccttacttttttctcacacttgacggttccacccacacattgtgcagttccaacatcacatgtgacaattcttttctcacatttagtggttctcttacttttttctcacatttaacggttccatcctcacattgtgcagttccaacatcacatgtgacagttcttttctcacatttggtggttcccttacttttttttctcacatttgatggttctattttcacattgtgcagttccaacatcataagtaatagttcttttctcacagttggtggtttccttactttttttctcacatttgatggttccatcctcacattgtgcagttccaacatcacgtgtcagttcttttgtcacatttagtggttcccttttttttttctcacatttgatggttccatcctcacattgtgcgaTTCTAGCATCACATCCTCACATTGTGAGAATGATAGTAATGAAAAAGcagttttaaaattaatcaacaaaataaaattagaaggggagtttcttttttggaggggggggggtaGGGGGGAAGATAGGAAAAGACTTGGCATTCACATTTGATATGGGTTTGTCAACCATATTTCCAGTTAAGACTACAAAATCTTCAGGGTTTTTTGTTGTGTCTGATAACTTTTTTGATCCATTAACTGGTCCATCATAAAACTGGAATGCATCAACATACTCAGTAAGacaaaaaaaacattatgaGTTTTTCACACATGGTGCAAGAAACTAATGACTAACCTTAGATTTCATCTCTTTACTAGGATCTAATATCCGAGCAAGTAGGTTCAAGCTCTGCATTGAAGCAAGGGTTCATTATCCTCAGGGTTTTTTCTTATAATGGGAAATGGGggataaagataaataaaataattataaaacacATTTTCAATCAGGCTTTCAGAGGTCTGCGAGTGCTTTAGAGTATTGACCAAAGGATCACTGATGCCTTCAGCTTCAATTATCTGGCAAACATGATTGCTGCATCAAGAAAAATATGAGTAACGTGAATTATACAATGTAAGGGATGCTCAATGCATAAGAGCCATCCAACAAACCTAATGTctaaagaataagaagaaagatGCAACAATGAAGTTAGAACTATGTGACATGAACACTAACACGAGTACCACTCCCTCATAAATGACAAGCTTTTCAACGTGCAAACCCAGAACAAAATAGAGTGAAATATGTGTAAATCCCCAAAATGGCATgagatttaaaattcaatatgcAAAAAAGATAGCAAAAAAGCAGACAGTATATGAAACAAGGCAAATATGGCTAGTAAAGGTTTCGTGTagacacatacatatatacatatctacataaatttatataaaacaataatagaGTGACTATATTTTATGCTAGCCAACAATTTGCTGCAACCCTcctttttctgggtttgggGCCAAccatgaacaatatatatatatatatatatatatatatatatatatatatatatatatatataacaaataaaaagcaTCAATAAGAAGGGCTAGAggaacaaaatattttggtactGGTGTACCATTTTGGAATTACcactataaaaaatatatttgtatatttatgaacttaaaatatgtatatttatgtataaattCATGAGCTTATATATTTGGTTAGAGCCTGCTAATTTGGTAAGagccaataaaaatataagtcCATGCCCATCCTAATATGTTGCCCaggtttacattttttttcctcatagaAGCAATCAACAACCTAATCAACCTTGGCCCAAAATGCAAGTccatgtatatgtgtgtgtgtgcgtgttaCCAAAGATTCATATGGGGTAGGTTAACTTGTTCTGCTAGACAGACAAACCAAGAAACATAAAAAGTGTTTGTGCAGTCAAAACAGAAATACAAAGAAAGTGGTTAGCAAAGAAACCAAGAAGAAGTGGGCAACATGGGGCTGTGGACGatgtggaagaagaaaaagtgggAGAAGTGAATGATCTTGTCCTTCTGGAAATGCTATTTTGGCAAGCTTAGCATCTGCATACTTTGGTGTCtagttttaacaaatttataaaaacaaccTTTTATTGTACTGGCCTAAAATAGAATTACCAACTCAAATAGCCAAAACGAGTTAAAGTGCATACCGATACCTTTCCAAGAGGATATTATACCAGTTTGGtatggtaaaatattttccagttGTATTGGCAAGTATGGTACGAGGAGAAATTGTATCAATTATagggtaaataagcaagtagtAAAAAATGACAAGTTAATCAAAGAAGTGGCAAAGGTATGATTTTGGATATAATTGAATGGCAGAGAAGAATACATGGGACCAACCCCGATTAATGTTAAAGATCCATAACTAACCCCAAATTTATGGGAATAaagctttgttgttgttatataGGGTAAATTAACAAATTGGAGAAGCAATTTCCAACATAGGCTAGCTTCTTCTAGGCCTTCAactcttctctctcactctccccTGTCATGTAGCAGAGATCTCCCCTGTCCGCCCAAGCGAAAGACAAAATCATTTACTTATAAATCTCCATGTCACTCACATAGACCCCAAAAAACTATGAACTactaagaagagaaaaagaggatGTTGGATTGAGATGAATTGATGTTATCTACTCAACAttacaaatatatttcaaaGCTATTCCAAGGTTAAGCAAAGCCATCAAAATGCTTATtagacatgaaaaaaaaaatgtttctgcCTGTTCTATGGAAACAAAAGGAATCAATTACATAATTAGCACTAGGCAGTCTTCTTTCATCACAAACTAGGCATTGATACAAATCTACCAACAAGACAAACTTTGAAATCAATGTAGCTATATACAAAGCAAACATCTTATGTTAAACTAGTTAAAAAGTTATCACCACTGTCATCCAAAAAGTTATAATGCGTTAAAATACATAGCTCATAGAGGcatttcatcaaaaaattcATTGCCTTTCAATTAGACCAACTCGGAACTCTAAAAAAATATCTCCAACAATTTCTTAACAAAACTAAACAAACTCATTCTTACCAGTAGATACAGACCCACATAGAAAAATCCAAACGAAACCCACACAactcaaatacaaacaaaaacaaaaatacagaCAAACCCAAAACGAACTTAGATAGGCTAAGAGAGACAAACCTGAACACCATGGTGGTTGCAGCTTTAACATTGCTGTCGCAGCTTGAGGTAGTGAAGACGCGAGCATTGTGGAAGGATTTCCCAAATTCCACGGTTAGTGAGGGATTTGAAATCAATAGATTTGGAACTTGAATTCCAGGATGCATTTGGGTCAAATACAAATTCTTCtcacccaaatccaaatcctaaACGAAATCCCATGCCATCCAAACAGACCAGAAGAAGATTAAGGACTCTTCCCCACCCACCCCATACAAAATACCCACAAGaaactaataaagaaaaaagggaaacaaAACAATAGCAGTCAAAATAGGGTTTTATCGTTTTGATACTTACCTTTAACAATATCAAAACGATTATGATCCTTTAAAGaaaccttcaattttttttagaaagaaagaaaccttTACCAGAGAACGCAAGAGGAAGCGAAGAACGcgagagaggaagaaaaatcGGAGAACACGTGAGAAAAAAAACTGAGAGAGaccatcaaaatttttttttttttttttagtttacatACACTAACTTGCTTTGCCAGTAACTGGTTTCTACTAAATTAAATTAACAGCTAAGATGATAACAACACCAAGTCAATGTTTCAGATATGGGTGGGTACtgtaccccaaaaaaaaataggggGTATGGTAGAATGACCCCTTTGGcaatatatattgaataaatTATTACTGTAAACGGTTACTTATGATGGTTTTTTTGATTGTGGTACTGTTAATcatcattttttctaaattcagagtccaaaaaaaaaaaaaaaagtttacttacaaaaacaaaagttcAGTTCTAATTGTTTCGATTCTATAGGTATGTCAATGTACATTGCccatttctattttgtttttataaagatATTAACGACAATCTAATTATTTGTACTCTAGGTCTTCTTCAATTTCTTATTTCCTTATAATtatcctctttttcttttttctatgcATTTGCAGGTTAAGGCTTAGtcattgcttttttctttttttaattgcaatatTACTATGAATTTCTTTGATTACAATATTATAATACAAAAACTGTGGAAGTTGAAGTAACAAATTGTGTAAAAGAAATACAAATTGTGCAATTTGGATAAGTATCAcgtattaattaattatattgcaCTTAACTCTATTTCGAAGCGAAGCATAAAATATATAGGCAAAAGAGAGTGGTTGACCATTATATACAACCATATTACtaatatatttgttaaaaaaaaaattttaaaaaaaaccactaaTTGGATCATTAGGCTTTAGTGTGGACGGGTTTGTGgcgaaataattttttcatcacacccctaagttttttttgtgattaaaaaatatattaatcccaaattataatttatgcatattattaatttttacccaaaaaaatagaacaacTTTTGAGCACAAGCTTATGCGCGTGCTTAGAGGTTAgtactattatttaagaggTTTTTCCTGTTTcgactagatttttttttttttgttccaaaatacccctacacccctaaatttaagtagagacaaaactaaaggatagtccagtaaaaatacatatctaatttgcactaaaacattgcctacaaaatagaaacACTATTCCACTAACCCATTTCTTTAAAGCAACTAtacgtttatttttttttaatagaaaaattagttaAACTACCTACGTTTCTGTtgttttttcctaaaaaaaaaaaaaaaaacaccctacgtttatctattaatttttatcaaaaaaaaaaaaaacttaactaaatatccaaaataaataaataaatagttatcaacaaaaaaaactaaactaaatagatatatacacgtttttttttttttttaagtagatacatctttaactctcattaaaacattgcctacaaaataagattacactcctaataatattcaaattgctttatccaattataaaaaaaaattaaattaaattaaaacaaacacacgtttctttgtaaaaattaaataaataaaaaaaacacatccaTCGTacagataaaaaaataaatacaaaataaaaaacccacaCCATATCTACCGTtattgcccaaaaaaaaaaaaaaacaaccagtCGTACACCCACATTTTTTCTAATCATACTAGCTTCTGAGCACACTCGTagggctcttctattttttgtaaAGGTTAGTAATTGCATCCATTATAAATTGgtattactacatttttcaatcacaaaaatacctagGGGTTTGATGAGTGTTATGCGTTtgtaccaaatattaaaattattaacctttCTCCATgcataacactcatcacactcctaggtatttttgtgattgaaaaatatagtgatcataatttataatgaatgcaaattattaatctttaccaaaaaatagaagagcctctaagCACATGCATAAGCttgtgctcagaggctagttatTATAATgggttgtgggctttaggcccaccttGTTTACTTATATatcactcttacttgtactataCGCATCTACCtcttatataaaggcactcatgtatattttattattctgagaaatacaatacattcattcaatatttctaacaaaGGTTTTACaaaggagtatgggattgattatgaagagacttTTGCTTCGGTTGCTCATATTTCATCTGTTCTTACCCTCTTCGCTGTTGGCGTTGCTAGTAAATGAGACCTTCTTCAAATGGAtattaaaaatgcattccttaatggggatttaagtgaagaagtttatatgcaatcTCCTcttggtctctctgttgaatcaaacaaggtttgtcgcCTTCGACGTGctctttatggccttaaacaagctccaagTGCTTGGTTTTCCAAGTTCAGCTCCACCATCTTTCGTTTGAGTTACACTGCCAGTCCTTAtaattctgccttatttcttcatcACACTAACAAAGACACCattttatttctcttatatGTGGAtaatatgatcataactggtgatgacctcaaggattttctcaattagcagtttgagatgaaagatctttgACATTTCAGCTATTTCTTCGGTCTTAAAATCACTCATTCCACAGctggtctttatattactcaagccacaTATGCTTCTGAACTTTTGTCTcaagctggactcactgatagcaagactgttgacactctgATTGATCTTAATGCGCATTTGACTCCCTCgtgggggaaaccattgtctaatccctctctttataGACGATTGGTTGACTGCCTAATTTATCTCACTATCACTCATCCGGGCATTTCCTATAATGTTCACCAAGTGAGCCAATATCTGTCTGTTCCACGATTGACTTACTATGTTGCTTTTTAGCGCATTCTTCGATACCTGGAGGACACTTTCTTCTATGGCATTTTCTACTcagctcagtctcctcttgttctccgtgcattctctgatgctgattgggcgaGAGATCCCACTAATCGCAAGTCCACCACTGGCTATTGTTTTCTTCTtagttcttctctgatttcttggcaaaacaagaaacaaactcatatgGCCCGCTCTAGTATTGAAGCAAAATATCATGCCCTTGTtaataccacatctgagctcatTTGGGTACGATTGCTTCTTAAGAACTTAGGTGTGTCAACATCcgctgctactcctctttattgtgacaactaGAGTGTCATTCATATTACTCACAATGATGTTTtacatgaacggactaaacacatcgagatcgactgtcattttatccgttattaTCGTGTCTATGATGCTCTCAAGTTATTCTCGGTCTTCTCTAAAGAttaacttgcagatatcttcaccaagtcacatcctaaaaGACGCCTTCATGCTttagttgacaacctcaagttggtctcacacccaccttgagtttgagaggggtTGTTAATGTGTATTgggttgtgggctttaggcccactttgtttacttgtatagcactcttacttgtactacacacatctgtctcctatataaagacactcatgtatattctattATCCTAAGAAATATAATACATTCATTCAATACTTCtaacaattataattattatgcTTCCCAGCTACGTGTGTCACCCTTCCTTCTTTACAATGCTACGGTGCACAAAGATGGTGCAATCCTACAATTGTAATACTACTTGTTAAGTTTCGGgaaaacatatatatacacacacacgttGGCCTGGTTCAGCGCTCCAATGTTTAAAGCAATAATTTCCAGCCCAATCTGCAACCAGTTTTCCCATTTTTGAGGTTTCTACTTTGGACACTTGGTTGAAAGTCTTATCGATCGAACTCCATTTTTTGTGTTCTTGCTGTTATTGAAATGCTCTTGTAGTGTACTTTCTAAAGGATCCGACTTTATGCTATATTTGGTGCACTATGCAGAGAGCCATTACTCTTGGAAGTTGGCAAATATCCAAATGAAATGAAACTCcaaagtttatttttgttaattttgcgAGCAATATCGTATGATTCAGATGTAATAATGAGATAATGTCTTCTCAAGAATGTAGATAATCAACTCTACTTCATGGAAGTACCAACTCTTTGGATCCAATTTTCGTGGGTGGTGGAAAATCCAAGCGTGAAAGAGGACCTCGACTTAATTTATATAGGTTTCAGCATGATTTTTCTTCGAGATTTTACTTTTCGCCCTTGTATCCTCCGTTTGGTTCAAATGGGTGCGTTGAAATTAATGCCTATCATATCTATTTtataaactaaactaaattAATTAAGGATCCGTTTAGTTGGAGAGGTGGAAAAGTAGAATGatagaaaatggtaaaaatatagaaaatggtaaaaagatgaaaaagtgaggaaatcaaatattttaatttttctcatttttgtttggttgttagtggaaaaatagaagaatgaaaaaaatgagtttgtataaatttatgcatatacctttgttaaaaaataatgcccaataaaaacccaaaaagtgataaaaaaaaaatcaatcacctaaatttattaaaaattaaaaatcatgtccataaaaaaattacatctaaaaaaaaaaaaacaacgcgcacacacacaaaagaaagcaaaaaaaaaaaattaatcgacaagcaaaagtaaaaaggaaaaaaaaaaaagaaaaaaaaaaaaaaaaggtaggcaacatagtgaaaaaagaaaaaaaaaaaaaaagtatgaagaAAAGCAATGTACgcatatacctttttttttttaaataatgcccaattaaaacccaaaaagtgataaataaccaaaaaaaaatcaatcacttaaatttattaaaaattaaaaatcatgtccataaaaaaaatcacagctaaacaaaaaaaaaaaaaatactagacaAGCAAaagtaaaatggaaaaaaaaaaaaaaaaaaaaaaaaaaaaaaaaaaaaggaggtagGCAACATAGCaaaaaaagtgtgaagaaaagcaaCGTGGCCTGAAGGTGCAATCATGGTTTTTAAAACCGGACCGGTCGGTTCGACCGGTTCAACCGGAAACCAGTCATTGATCTAGTTGGGTTATGACAAATAACCGAAAAgagctaaaaactgaaaatagtcAAAAACTGCCCAGTTTAATCGGAAACCGATGTGGTTGAACTGGTTTTGCAAAATTGCTGAAACAGATTTACAATGGAGCTTTTGTTGTAGTAaaaaccttcttttttcttagatCTGCTGATGGTGAGGACAGATTTTTGCAATAAAGTCTTTTTTCTTAAGATTGGCTatgcttgagagagagaaaatgattgAATGTTCATGCTTGGCGCTGAAATTAGCATCTTGGAGTGGTATCTACAAATCTTCAGTGAGGAAGAGAGGAACCGATGATGGTATTGTAGAGATAAACAATAGATCTACCttactcagagagagagagagagagagagagagagggattaTGGGGAGGACAAAAGACTCAAAAAATAGAGCCTTTTGATGGTAAGCAAAGTGGGGCGTGTACTCAATGGAGTGCAAGATTTATGAGGTGTATACCGtgtattagaaaaataaataaataaataaataaaggtaaacGTGTGGCTAGGAGTGGTGGAGTGGGAAAGTAAATGGTAAAGGAGTTATAAGTCAGTGACTTGTCTAGTCATATGATTTTGCTTttttctatactactatttaaggggctttctCTGTTTGGatttcacattttttagttcaaaaatatccTTACAgtcctatatttaagtagagacaaaactaaaggtcaatctggtaaaaatgcaactctaactcctactaaaacattgcctaaaaaataggatcattctgctattaatttttaaattgctttatccacttataaattagattttcactggcctctgagcacgcgcgtgacacccctagggtttttttttttgtgattggaaaatgtaataatcccaaattataataaatgctctagattaacccttacccaaaaaatagaagagcctctgagcacgcgcgtgagtgtgtgctcaaaggctagttttttttttttaattcaaatattcttgaataaataaatagttaaagTAATACTATTGTTTATACAAA from Castanea sativa cultivar Marrone di Chiusa Pesio chromosome 6, ASM4071231v1 includes:
- the LOC142639752 gene encoding F-box/kelch-repeat protein At3g06240-like encodes the protein MAGTSTVLTILVDILDVVGLPKLVGHGKKKTINKASSFGIGASVPYRVGYTIKASIQEHSEVQVRMQTMVHSNLRYPAPAPIIVSSSCTGLLLFRNYRRKNLYVCNPILGEYTIIPRVIENTFFPCVFLGFSSKTKEFKLLRFFKQQGHSHNIYMAEVHTLGTDSWRSIGEAPNIIHYSALHGTFFNGALHWFVVNDDETSLCCFNLGNEQFQPFPRPSQFAKCWKISHKMRNMMSMGAVKDQLFLCHPFNNSVLELWVMGDCGVSESWTRMHVITTSVTPKAIAFLDNGEILMLKYIYCQEFLTLHHHFDLVSYNPKEGSFRKITTNMKEEYQIVAYTPSFLSLKDAAVIVKRF